A window of the Brassica napus cultivar Da-Ae chromosome A2, Da-Ae, whole genome shotgun sequence genome harbors these coding sequences:
- the LOC106426494 gene encoding putative FBD-associated F-box protein At5g53635 → MVRKLKASQARPTLTKDAISQLPNDLTCQILSLLSTKEAVKTSVLSTRWRHLWLSLPCLELKSREFLDLKNFTSFGDRFFDSTRVSCIQEVKLTIHKKDVSDGYFLTSWFDAAVKRKIQHLHVGSYSYADRRFNKMPQRVYNCETLVCLKLFQVTLSDAEFVSLPSLKTMHLEYIEFPNEATFETLVLCSPVLECLKIVVASDDEKVFRVHSRSLKRLTFERVSPFLFDSAGVVIDAPRLCFLNINDNISKSVIIHKLESNAVLQISLLGIVRLEEFDDEFFDDIYEVIVSSKISNIHKFLHGISMARSMKICRGTLKIMCHYSKLEPFPQFSNMSYLDITLYPREFKWLPAFLESFPNLKYLALVCDDRKGGFSEDIDQVSFSSVPECLLSSLEFVELIAPVQYDVELKLVKYLLKNSAVLEKLILRLASYNSRRDYMLKKLLKIPRVSTKCKVVIL, encoded by the exons ATGGTTCGTAAACTGAAAGCGAGTCAGGCTCGTCCCACGTTGACAAAAGATGCGATAAGCCAATTACCTAATGATTTGACATGCCAGATACTTTCTCTTCTCTCCACAAAGGAAGCTGTTAAGACTAGTGTTTTGTCTACTAGATGGAGACATCTTTGGCTTTCGCTTCCTTGTTTGGAGTTAAAATCCAGGGAGTTTTTAGATCTCAAAAACTTTACGAGTTTCGGCGACAGATTCTTCGATTCCACTAGGGTTTCATGCATACAGGAAGTCAAGTTAACGATTCATAAAAAAGACGTTAGTGATGGTTATTTTCTCACGTCATGGTTTGATGCTGCGGTTAAGCGTAAGATCCAACATCTACATGTTGGTTCTTACTCTTACGCAGACCGTCGGTTTAACAAGATGCCGCAGAGAGTTTATAACTGTGAAACACTGGTATGCTTAAAGCTTTTTCAAGTGACCTTGTCTGATGCTGAGTTTGTTTCCTTACCTAGCCTGAAGACTATGCATTTAGAATATATCGAGTTTCCTAATGAGGCAACTTTTGAGACGCTTGTCTTATGCTCCCCCGTGCTGGAATGTTTAAAGATTGTCGTGGCTAGTGACGATGAAAAAGTATTTCGGGTGCACTCTCGGTCATTGAAGAGGCTCACTTTCGAACGAGTTTCTCCTTTCCTGTTTGATTCAGCAGGAGTTGTTATTGATGCTCCTCGTCTATGCTTTTTGAACATCAACGATAACATATCAAAAAGTGTCATAATACACAAATTGGAGTCAAACGCCGTCTTACAAATATCTCTCCTCGGTATCGTCCGTTTGGAAGAATTTGATGATGAGTTTTTCGACGATATTTATGAAGTAATCGTTTCATCGAAGATAAGTAACATCCACAAGTTTCTTCATGGGATCTCGATGGCTAGGAGTATGAAAATATGTAGAGGCACCTTAAAG ATTATGTGTCACTACTCGAAACTCGAACCGTTTCCTCAGTTTAGTAACATGTCCTACCTGGATATCACTCTTTATCCACGCGAATTTAAATGGTTACCAGCCTTTCTTGAGAGCTTCCCAAACTTGAAGTACCTCGCCTTG gtatGCGATGACAGAAAGGGTGGTTTTAGTGAGGACATTGATCAAGTGAGTTTCTCATCTGTGCCTGAGTGTTTGCTATCGTCTCTCGAGTTTGTTGAGTTGATAGCACCAGTCCAGTATGATGTTGAATTGAAGCTGGTGAAGTACTTGTTAAAGAATTCGGCTGTCCTCGAGAAACTCATTCTACGTTTGGCTTCTTATAATTCAAGAAGAGACTATATGTTGAAGAAACTACTCAAAATACCAAGAGTCTCTACCAAATGTAAAGTCGTCATCCTCTGA
- the LOC106380960 gene encoding auxin-responsive protein SAUR32-like, whose translation MGFEEHVHKQMVFKFHFPHLHILHHHNHHHVPKGCVAIMVGHEGDTEGLHRFIVPLMFLNHPLFLRLLKEAEEEYGFKHAGPITIPCRVDKFKHVQEIIDEEIHRRHSHGNGHNNHSHHHHNNHLRCF comes from the coding sequence ATGGGTTTTGAAGAACACGTGCATAAACAGATGGTGTTCAAGTTTCACTTTCCTCATCTCCACATACTCCATCATCATAACCATCATCATGTTCCTAAAGGCTGTGTTGCGATCATGGTGGGCCACGAAGGAGATACAGAAGGTCTACACAGATTCATTGTTCCGTTGATGTTCTTGAACCATCCTCTGTTCTTGAGGCTCTTgaaagaagctgaagaagagtACGGTTTCAAACACGCTGGTCCGATTACGATTCCTTGCCGTGTCGATAAGTTTAAGCATGTTCAGGAGATTATCGATGAGGAGATTCATCGCCGTCATAGTCACGGTAACGGACACAACAACCatagccaccaccaccacaacaaCCATCTGCGATGTTTCTGA